The proteins below come from a single Juglans regia cultivar Chandler chromosome 12, Walnut 2.0, whole genome shotgun sequence genomic window:
- the LOC108980687 gene encoding eukaryotic translation initiation factor 3 subunit F-like — protein sequence MAANEHTVLQFTSSSASLSARVHPLVIFNICDCYVRRPDQAERVIGTLLGSISPDGTVEIRNSYAVPHSESSGQVALDIEYHHNMLVSHQKVNPKEVIVGWYSTGLGVTGGSALIHEFYSSEVPNPVHLTVDTGFRNGQGTIKAYVSFNLSLGDRQLAAQFQEIPLDLRMVEAERVGFDILKTTVVDKLPNDLEGMEASMERLLALLDDVYKYVDSVVEGRVPPDNNIGRFISETVSSLPKLSPSALDKLVNNSVQDNLLLLYLSSIIRTQLSLAEKLNTAAQIL from the exons ATGGCGGCGAATGAGCACACTGTGTTGCAATTTACATCGTCCTCTGCGAGCTTGTCTGCGAGGGTTCACCCTCTAGTCATCTTCAACATCTGCGATTGCTACGTAAGACGCCCTGACCAAGCCGAGCGCGTCATTGGCACTCTCCTTGGCTCCATCTCGCCCGACGGAACCGTTGAGATCCGTAACTCATATGCTGTCCCTCACAGCGAGTCCTCGGGCCAG GTTGCTTTGGATATCGAGTATCATCACAATATGTTAGTATCCCACCAAAAAGTGAATCCAAAAGAAGTCATCGTTGGATG GTATTCAACTGGTCTTGGAGTTACCGGCGGTAGTGCACTGATTCATGAATTTTATTCTAGCGAAGTTCCCAACCCTGTTCATTTGACTGTCGATACAGGATTCAGGAATGGACAGGGCACGATAAAAGCTTATGTTTCTTTCAATTTGTCACTTGGAGACCGACAGCTTGCAGCACAATTTCAGGAAATTCCTCTGGATCTTCGTATGGTTGAAGCTGAACGAGTTGGAT TTGATATACTAAAGACGACTGTGGTTGACAAACTCCCAAATGATTTAGAAGGGATGGAAGCGTCAATGGAAAGGCTCTTAGCTCTTCTTGATGATGTCTACAAATATGTTGACAGTGTTGTG GAAGGGCGTGTTCCTCCAGATAACAACATAGGGAGATTTATTTCAGAGACTGTTTCATCCCTTCCCAAGTTGTCACCATCAGCTCTTGATAAACTTGTAAATAACAGCGTACAG GACAATTTGCTTTTGCTATATTTGTCAAGCATCATCAGGACGCAGCTCAGCTTAGCCGAAAAGTTGAACACGGCTGCTCAGATTCTGTAA
- the LOC108980680 gene encoding uncharacterized acetyltransferase At3g50280-like, with protein sequence MQMPCSTASSSLSLISKCTVSPDQISTLPDLKLSVSDLPMLSVHYIQKGCLFTRPSIPIDSLISLLKRGLSQALSHFPPLAGRLKTDSHGYVYIECNDAGVDFVHATAPNNLFVRDVLVPTRVPDSFNEFFPFDRTVSFDGHFKPILAIQVTELADGIFIGCAMNHAVTDGTSFWNFFNTFAEVSRGVKRVSKQPDFSRNSPLISPAVLRLPEGGPKVTFSINEPLRERIFSFSREAILKLKAMTNNWKRVDNDRVDAVELLGKQKNDPYLNNNKGKVTTILESLFNNTASKPIKDTESNKNITSEISSFQSLCALLWRAVTRARKLPSNKTTIFRMAVNCRHRLQPKMDAYYFGNAIQSVPTLASVGDVLCRDLRWCAEQLNKNVMAHDDSMVRRFVEDWERDPKCFPLGNFDGASVTMGSSPRLPMHDNDFGWGRPLAIRSGGANKFDGKISAFPGRAGVGSVDLEVVLAAETMAGLEADSEFMQYVLN encoded by the coding sequence ATGCAAATGCCTTGCTCAACAGCTTCCTCTTCTCTATCTCTGATATCCAAATGCACTGTGTCTCCGGATCAAATCTCCACTCTCCCAGACCTCAAGCTCTCCGTCTCAGACCTCCCCATGCTCTCCGTCCACTACATCCAAAAGGGCTGCCTTTTCACTCGCCCTTCCATCCCCATTGATTCCCTAATCTCTCTGCTCAAGCGGGGTCTCTCTCAAGCGCTCTCCCACTTCCCGCCTCTCGCTGGCCGATTGAAGACCGACTCCCATGGCTACGTCTACATTGAGTGCAACGACGCCGGGGTCGACTTTGTCCATGCCACCGCTCCCAATAATTTGTTCGTTCGCGATGTCTTGGTTCCGACCCGTGTGCCTGATAGCTTCAACGAGTTCTTCCCGTTTGACCGGACCGTCAGCTTCGATGGCCATTTCAAGCCCATCCTGGCCATCCAGGTCACGGAGCTCGCTGACGGCATTTTCATCGGTTGTGCTATGAACCACGCGGTCACGGACGGCACGTCGTTTTGGAATTTCTTCAACACTTTTGCCGAGGTGTCTCGTGGAGTAAAGAGGGTCTCGAAGCAACCGGACTTTAGCCGCAACTCGCCTCTAATTTCTCCGGCGGTGCTAAGATTACCGGAGGGTGGTCCGAAGGTCACCTTCTCTATCAACGAGCCGTTACGTGAAAGAATTTTCAGCTTCAGCAGAGAAGCAATTCTGAAGCTGAAAGCAATGACCAACAATTGGAAACGGGTCGATAACGATCGCGTCGACGCCGTTGAGCTGTTGGGAAAGCAAAAGAACGACCCCTACCTAAATAACAACAAAGGTAAGGTGACGACTATTCTGGAGAGCTTGTTCAATAACACCGCGTCGAAACCAATAAAGGACACGGAGTCAAACAAAAACATAACCTCGGAAATTTCATCGTTTCAGTCGCTCTGCGCGCTTCTCTGGCGAGCGGTGACTCGCGCGAGGAAACTGCCCTCTAACAAAACGACCATTTTTAGAATGGCAGTGAATTGCCGTCACAGGCTCCAACCGAAAATGGATGCGTACTACTTCGGGAACGCAATTCAAAGCGTTCCGACTCTTGCGTCAGTCGGTGACGTTTTGTGTCGGGATCTGCGCTGGTGCGCAGAGCAACTCAACAAGAATGTCATGGCTCACGACGACTCTATGGTGCGCCGCTTCGTAGAGGATTGGGAGAGGGATCCCAAGTGTTTCCCGTTAGGGAACTTTGACGGTGCATCGGTCACGATGGGTAGTTCACCGAGACTTCCGATGCACGACAATGATTTTGGTTGGGGCCGACCGTTAGCGATTCGGAGCGGTGGAGCCAACAAGTTCGACGGTAAGATATCGGCGTTCCCCGGAAGAGCAGGGGTTGGAAGCGTTGATCTGGAGGTGGTTTTGGCGGCCGAGACGATGGCGGGGCTCGAGGCGGATTCGGAGTTCATGCAATATGTGTTGAATTAA
- the LOC108987517 gene encoding uncharacterized protein LOC108987517: MADVEPPVAGRRTFADVFAAPQPLPEVEVVLRPPKIIEGEICFIFSAEETEATARPFRFSIVLKFLRQRPSLDSIRSFIRSRWGLSCCPVVSAMQNSRNVFIRMSKEEDFNKALSRESCEINGVCYRPFAWSPDYTEEYESPCVPVWVFLPGLPPHFYHASVLKMITAPIGKFIRRDNPTTCATRTDGARICLEVDASRDPITHFWLGCPGLPHSRRQEVVYETLPAYCCNCHQQGHNSKTCRIGKDHTKKGTGNQVWVKKGSSAESKTELEVGKNQMDENEAGGSSKNENNTDNGTGGQLVFQEKGGEQEKVQHATHNLHEVEEEEEESSELKGANRVNNQECSGTTGHTVATDQGQDSVVVQLNDDLPEKFPAPSTQSIEEQVVEDIGKVLIEQESLQIVKSTYPLPDPQEVSTEAINPVVSEVTESGEEWENPLISLKRKSKKKKARSLAVSVNETFMVAHEEERRDEILFSHSDHESERDKIKDDMRKEYCTDSEGSNNPRKTGQKRGATRVVIRPSKFKL, translated from the coding sequence ATGGCGGACGTAGAGCCACCGGTGGCAGGTCGCCGCACCTTTGCTGATGTCTTCGCAGCACCTCAACCATTGCCTGAAGTGGAGGTTGTGCTTAGGCCACCGAAGATAATAGAAGGGGAAATATGCTTTATTTTCTCTGCAGAGGAAACAGAGGCCACTGCAAGGCCATTTCGATTTTCCATTGTTCTGAAGTTCCTCCGTCAGAGACCCTCACTTGACTCTATAAGGTCTTTCATCCGTAGTCGATGGGGTTTATCCTGCTGTCCTGTAGTCTCGGCAATGCAAAATTCTAGAAATGTGTTCATCAGGATGTCGAAAGAAGAGGATTTTAACAAAGCTCTGTCCAGAGAGTCATGTGAGATCAATGGCGTCTGCTATAGGCCTTTTGCATGGTCTCCAGATTACACAGAGGAATATGAGTCACCATGCGTGCCTGTGTGGGTTTTCTTGCCTGGACTCCCCCCGCACTTTTACCATGCTTCGGTATTAAAAATGATAACGGCGCCGATTGGAAAGTTCATTCGGAGAGACAACCCGACCACATGCGCTACAAGAACTGATGGAGCAAGGATTTGTTTAGAGGTCGATGCCTCCCGAGATCCAATTACTCACTTCTGGCTTGGATGTCCAGGACTACCTCACAGCAGGAGACAAGAAGTGGTCTATGAAACATTACCTGCTTACTGCTGCAATTGCCACCAACAGGGCCATAATTCTAAGACATGCCGCATTGGTAAAGACCATACCAAGAAAGGGACTGGGAACCAAGTCTGGGTCAAGAAAGGATCTTCAGCAGAATCCAAGACAGAACTAGAAGTTGGGAAAAATCAGATGGATGAGAATGAAGCAGGAGGGTCTTcgaaaaatgagaataatacAGACAATGGAACAGGGGGCCAACTAGTTTTTCAGGAGAAGGGAGGCGAACAAGAAAAAGTGCAGCATGCCACACACAACCTGcatgaagtagaagaagaagaagaagaaagtagcGAGCTTAAAGGGGCGAATAGAGTTAATAACCAGGAGTGTAGTGGAACAACAGGGCACACTGTAGCTACAGATCAAGGTCAGGACAGCGTTGTGGTCCAATTGAATGATGATCTACCAGAGAAGTTTCCTGCCCCCTCCACACAATCAATAGAAGAGCAAGTTGTTGAGGACATAGGGAAAGTTTTAATTGAGCAAGAGAGCCTGCAAATCGTTAAATCTACATATCCCCTACCAGACCCACAAGAGGTTAGCACAGAAGCCATTAATCCAGTTGTGAGCGAAGTCACTGAGTCGGGCGAAGAATGGGAGAATCCTCTGATAAGCCTAAAGAGGAAAtcgaagaagaaaaaggcaagATCCTTAGCAGTCAGTGTTAATGAGACGTTTATGGTTGCGCATGAAGAGGAAAGAAGGGATGAGATACTATTTTCCCATTCTGATcacgagagtgagagagacaaaaTCAAGGATGATATGCGCAAGGAATACTGCACAGACTCTGAGGGCTCCAACAACCCCAGAAAAACAGGCCAGAAAAGGGGCGCTACCAGAGTGGTAATTCGTCCttccaaatttaaattatga
- the LOC118343932 gene encoding LRR receptor-like serine/threonine-protein kinase EFR, which yields MELRNRKFPVILIFSLSLLCLQQSSSTIAGAPSYETDRLALLKFKESLSNDPHDILRSWNNNNASVNNLCNWHGVTCGRKHQRVIALDLQGYALRGSISSFIGNLSFLRLVNLQDNFLSGEIPQEVTRLFRLQQLILANNSLVGEIPSNLTHCSELRFISFLRNKLTGNIPVGLGSFEKLEYLYLAVNNLTGGIPASLGNVSSLQVLSLGINNFVGNIPDEIGRLNNLYFFEVIDNDLSGTVPYSLFNLSTLTTFSIGINQLHGTLPANIGITLPNLQFLSVSKNKLSGPIPVSLPNASQLGLLALGQNNFVGQVPNDLGSLLDLYWLSIAENNLGSNSAKDLNFLASLGNCTKLKTLYFQKNNFGGNLPNSIGNLSQLLQILILDGNQISGIVPAPLENLINLTVLSLAHNLFTGIIPTYFGKFQNLEALDLDGNRFSGKIDSSLGNLTQLVKLFMSQNKLEGSIPSSFGKAKSLQELDISQNNLTGAISKGTLSSQLRVLNLSCNSLSGTLRPEEVGGLRSIYLLDVSNNNFSGEIPITIGIA from the coding sequence ATGGAGCTTCGAAACCGCAAATTTCCTGtgattcttattttttctttaagccTATTATGCTTACAACAAAGTAGCAGTACTATTGCAGGCGCTCCTTCATATGAGACTGATCGTTTGGCTTTGCTCAAATTCAAGGAATCACTAAGCAACGACCCACACGACATCTTGAGGTCCtggaataataataatgctTCTGTCAACAACTTGTGCAACTGGCATGGAGTTACATGCGGCCGCAAGCACCAGAGGGTCATTGCCTTGGACCTTCAAGGCTATGCCTTGCGCGGCTCCATATCATCCTTCATTGGCAACCTCAGCTTTCTTAGGCTCGTCAACCTCCAAGACAACTTCTTATCCGGTGAAATTCCACAAGAAGTTACTCGCTTGTTCCGACTGCAACAGCTCATTCTTGCTAACAACTCCTTGGTGGGGGAAATTCCTAGCAACTTGACCCACTGTTCTGAACTCAGATTCATTAGTTTCCTAAGGAATAAACTTACTGGGAATATTCCTGTTGGGCTGGGCTCTTTTGAGAAGCTGGAATATCTTTACCTTGCAGTGAATAATCTGACCGGAGGCATCCCAGCTTCTTTGGGAAATGTTTCTTCACTCCAAGTACTATCCTTGGGGATTAATAATTTCGTGGGAAATATTCCAGATGAAATTGGTCGTCTGAACAACTTATATTTCTTTGAAGTTATAGACAATGATCTGTCTGGTACGGTGCCCTACTCCCTTTTCAATTTATCGACTTTGACCACCTTCTCGATTGGAATTAACCAACTACATGGCACCCTTCCAGCCAACATAGGCATCACTCTCCCTAATCTCCAATTTTTGTCCGTCTCTAAAAACAAGCTCTCTGGTCCTATCCCTGTTTCACTACCCAATGCTTCTCAGCTTGGTCTTCTTGCTCTCGGCCAAAACAATTTTGTGGGACAAGTTCCAAATGATCTGGGAAGCCTATTGGATCTATATTGGCTAAGCATTGCTGAGAATAATCTTGGAAGTAATTCAGCCAAGGACTTGAATTTCTTAGCTTCTTTGGGAAACTGCACCAAATTGAAGACgctttattttcaaaaaaataactttGGAGGTAATTTGCCAAACTCCATAGGAAATTTGTCGCAACTCCTGCAGATACTAATTCTTGATGGCAATCAAATATCAGGAATTGTTCCTGCACCCTTAGAGAATCTCATCAACTTAACTGTCCTATCCTTGGCTCACAACCTCTTTACTGGCATCATTCCAACTTATTTTGGGAAGTTTCAAAATCTGGAAGCATTGGATTTGGATGGGAACAGATTCTCGGGAAAGATAGACTCCTCGCTAGGTAACCTCACTCAATTGGTCAAACTTTTCATGTCACAGAACAAATTGGAAGGAAGCATTCCATCAAGTTTTGGAAAAGCCAAGAGTTTGCAGGAGTTGGACATTTCTCAAAATAACCTTACTGGAGCCATATCCAAAGGCACTCTTTCATCCCAGTTGCGGGTACTCAATTTATCATGTAACTCATTGTCCGGCACCCTACGGCCGGAGGAAGTAGGGGGTTTAAGGAGTATTTATCTGCTGGATGTCTCCAACAACAATTTTTCCGGTGAGATTCCTATAACCATTGGGATTGCTTAA
- the LOC108980681 gene encoding probable LRR receptor-like serine/threonine-protein kinase At3g47570, whose amino-acid sequence SLEGEVPTEGVFRNATAVSVTRNKKLCGGIPELKLQACDNKVKKRGKSRASRIIIILSGVLGFIFFSSILVLYKRKKSEKKSSSILPKTDLLSKVSYMELYQVTGGFSPSNLIGSGSFGSVYKGVLMGQEERSTVVAVKVLNLQQKGASKSFMAECNALRNIRHRNLVKILTCCSSIDYNGNEFKALVFEFMPNGSLEKWLYPERGNHENESRNLNLLERLNIVMDVASALHYLHDHSEPPIIHCDLKPSNVLLDTDMTAHVSDFGLARLLSTADDVSQNQTSTIGIKGSIGYSAPEYGQCGEASTQGDVYSFGIFVLEIFTGKRPIDSMFQDIFNLHNYVKMALPERFVQIVDPKLLKTRDLNEIETVTEEEDVIIKSSPQYVTPVEERGTVEERVSRSPPLSGEWRLTADTERLARLRRPRRGSSGALTTPQSDHSSPSPISVRRVAAHRRFRPPRRAQAPSPRVLWHADRL is encoded by the exons AGTTTGGAGGGTGAGGTGCCCACGGAAGGAGTCTTTCGTAATGCAACCGCAGTATCAGTGACGAGAAATAAAAAGCTTTGTGGGGGTATCCCGGAACTGAAACTGCAAGCATGCGACAACAAAGTTAAAAAGAGGGGGAAATCCCGTGCTTCTAGAATAATCATAATTCTTAGCGGGGTTTtaggtttcattttcttttcgtCCATTTTGGTACTGTATAAGAGGAAAAAATCAGAAAagaaatcatcttccatacttcCCAAAACTGACCTGCTTTCGAAGGTGTCGTACATGGAACTCTATCAGGTGACTGGCGGATTCTCTCCCAGCAATTTAATTGGATCCGGCAGTTTCGGTTCGGTGTACAAAGGAGTACTTATGGGTCAAGAAGAAAGGTCGACAGTCGTTGCTGTCAAAGTCTTGAACCTTCAACAAAAGGGAGCTTCCAAGAGTTTCATGGCCGAATGCAATGCATTGAGGAATATACGGCATCGGAATCTCGTGAAGATCTTGACATGTTGTTCTAGCATAGACTACAATGGTAATGAGTTCAAAGCTCTTGTTTTTGAATTCATGCCTAATGGAAGTTTGGAGAAGTGGTTGTATCCAGAAAGAGGCAATCATGAAAATGAATCAAGAAATTTGAATCTTCTTGAAAGACTGAATATTGTAATGGATGTCGCTTCTGCACTGCACTATCTTCATGACCACAGTGAACCGCCTATTATTCATTGCGATTTAAAGCCAAGCAATGTTCTTCTTGACACTGACATGACTGCGCATGTAAGTGATTTTGGTTTGGCGAGGCTCCTCTCAACAGCCGATGAtgtttctcaaaatcaaaccaGCACAATTGGAATAAAAGGATCTATTGGTTACTCTGCTCCag AGTACGGACAGTGTGGAGAGGCATCGACGCAGGGAGATGTCTATAGCTTCGGGATATTTGTATTGGAGATATTCACGGGAAAGAGACCCATTGACAGCATGTTTCAAGACATTTTCAACCTCCATAACTATGTTAAGATGGCGTTACCGGAAAGATTTGTGCAGATTGTGGATCCAAAACTTCTCAAAACTagagatttaaatgaaatagaaacTGTAACCGAGGAAGAAGATGTTATTATTAAAT CCTCCCCCCAGTACGTTACGCCCGTTGAGGAGAGAGGAACCGTTGAGGAGAGAGTATCCCGATCGCCGCCCCTGTCCGGCGAGTGGCGGCTCACCGCCGACACAGAAAGACTCGCCCGGCTTAGGCGACCCCGCCGTGGGTCTTCCGGCGCGTTGACCACCCCCCAGTCCGATCACAGTTCTCCCTCACCGATCTCTGTCCGGCGCGTGGCTGCGCACCGCCGCTTCAGACCGCCTCGCCGGGCTCAGGCGCCCTCGCCGAGGGTCCTCTGGCACGCTGATCGGCTCTAA